From the genome of Eublepharis macularius isolate TG4126 chromosome 12, MPM_Emac_v1.0, whole genome shotgun sequence, one region includes:
- the THUMPD1 gene encoding THUMP domain-containing protein 1 gives MATLEAAASRKRRPKAQYVQAAKRARPSGARQLEAGMCGILITCNMNERKCVAEAYSLLGEYGEQLYGPEQFTDHDDSRVSGSEDEEDAEAALKKEVDQIRASTEQKLRRFQSVESGANNVVFIRTLGVEPEKLVHHILKDMHTTKKKKTRVILRMLPVSGTCKAFLEDMKRYSETFFEPWFKTPKKGTFQIVYKARNNSHLSREEVIKELAGVVGHLNPENKVDLGNPEFTIVVEIIKNICCLSVVKDYVLFRKYNLQEVVKGSQGEGQPGAPKVLPEVAGLAEETTEGNIETAEKKASDNHKDGDH, from the exons ATGGCTACCCTAGAGGCGGCGGCGTCTCGTAAGCGGCGGCCCAAAGCTCAGTACGTGCAAGCGGCCAAGCGGGCCCGGCCGAGCGGGGCGCGCCAGCTGGAGGCGGGCATGTGCGGCATCCTCATCACCTGTAACATGAACGAGCGCAAGTGCGTGGCCGAAGCCTACAGCCTGCTGGGCGAGTACGGAGAACAGCTCTACGGGCCCGAGCAG TTCACAGACCACGACGACAGCAGAGTATCAGGAAGTGAGGATGAGGAGGACGCCGAAGCTGCTCTAAAAAAAGAAGTTGATCAGATTCGCGCTTCAACAGAACAGAAGCTGAGACGCTTCCAGTCAGTGGAGAGTGGTGCCAACAATGTGGTCTTCATCCGGACGCTGGGTGTAG AACCCGAAAAGTTGGTGCATCACATCCTGAAGGACATGCACACCAccaagaagaagaaaaccagAGTGATTCTGCGCATGTTGCCTGTTTCCGGCACCTGCAAAGCCTTCCTGGAGGACATGAAGCGTTATTCGGAGACCTTCTTTGAGCCGTGGTTTAAAACTCCCAAGAAGGGCACTTTCCAGATTGTGTACAAGGCTCGCAATAACAGCCACCTGAGTAGAGAAGAAGTCATCAAAGAACTGGCAG gaGTGGTCGGCCACCTCAATCcagaaaacaaagttgacctggGTAACCCTGAGTTTACCATTGTGgttgaaataattaaaaacatctgCTGTTTGAGTGTGGTGAAGGACTACGTTCTCTTCCGAAAATACAACCTCCAAGAGGTGGTGAAGGGCAGCCAAGGGGAAGGGCAGCCAGGTGCCCCAAAGGTGCTGCCAGAAGTGGCCGGGTTGGCTGAAGAGACAACGGAAGGCAACATAGAGACGGCCGAGAAAAAGGCCAGTGACAATCACAAGGATGGTGACCACTAA